GTTATCGGACTTGATCATCGCATTCTTTTTATTAACCGTGCAGCAGAGGAGATGTTTGGAAGGCCGGATATTGATGCAATCATAAATGATAGAATGTGTAATGATGCAATTTCCCACCATGGGTGTGAAGTCGGTTGTCTCTTAAATATGACTATGGAGTCCGGAGAACCTGTATATAACTATGAAACCTTCTGTGAAAAGAAGGGACGAAAGATGTTCCTAAGCATAAATACCGCAGTACTCAGAGGCAATAATGATGTGATCATAGGCGGGATCGAAACTATAAGGGACATAACTCTCATTAAGGAGTTGAATAAAGAACTCAAAAATAAGTACTCCTTCGAAAACATTATTGGCAAAGACCGGCGAATGCATGAAGTCTATGAATTGATTAGTGAAGTTGCACCTACAAAGGCGACTGTCCTTATAGAAGGTGAGACAGGAACCGGAAAAGAGTTGATTGCAACTGCAATTCATCTCAATTCCCCCAGAAACAACAAGCCGTTTATCAAGGCAACATGTGCAGCGCTTTCTGAAGGACTTCTGGAGAGTGAACTGTTTGGTCATGTCAAAGGGGCATTCACCGGTGCAATAGCAGACAAGACAGGAAGGTTTGAACTGGCCGACCATGGGACCATCTTTCTCGATGAGATAGGGGATGTATCACTGCATACCCAGATAAAACTCCTGAGGGTACTTCAGGAAGGTGAGTTTGAGCGGGTTGGTGATTCAAAGACCATCAGGGTGGATGTGAGGGTCATTGCGGCTACTAATAAGGACCTGAAGGCTGCTGTAGAAAAGGGTGAATTCAGGGAAGATCTGTACTACAGGCTAAAGGTCGTACCTATACATGTGCCGCCTTTGCGGGACAGGAAAGAGGATATTCCGCTCCTTTTAAAACATTTTATAGAAAAGTACAATAAAGAACTAGGGGCCTGTCCGAGTAATAATTACTTCACCTAAGACAACAAAATCCATATAATAGACGACATGAAAACATACCGCACATATGAACCGAACCAATTATTGTTGATACCGCCATCGTTGAGGGAGTGGTTG
This window of the Nitrospirota bacterium genome carries:
- a CDS encoding sigma 54-interacting transcriptional regulator, which codes for MSTKDNSFKISSDTILDSLAGILPNAASVQRYLDVNSETILNSIADGIVVIGLDHRILFINRAAEEMFGRPDIDAIINDRMCNDAISHHGCEVGCLLNMTMESGEPVYNYETFCEKKGRKMFLSINTAVLRGNNDVIIGGIETIRDITLIKELNKELKNKYSFENIIGKDRRMHEVYELISEVAPTKATVLIEGETGTGKELIATAIHLNSPRNNKPFIKATCAALSEGLLESELFGHVKGAFTGAIADKTGRFELADHGTIFLDEIGDVSLHTQIKLLRVLQEGEFERVGDSKTIRVDVRVIAATNKDLKAAVEKGEFREDLYYRLKVVPIHVPPLRDRKEDIPLLLKHFIEKYNKELGACPSNNYFT